CGACCGGCCGCTGCTGGTCGAGATCGGCTATGGCCAGGCCGGCAAGGTCACCTGCAACTGGGTCCCGGCACCTGCGGCCGTGAACTCGGACACCTTCACCTGCGACACTCAGGACATCGAAGGCGCCAAGAAGCTGCTGGATGATGCCGGCATCGTCGACACCAATGGCGACGGCGTGCGTGAAAAGGACGGCGTGCCGCTGAAAGTGGTCTACCAGACCTCGACCAACGCCGTGCGTCAGGACTTCCAGGCTCTGATCAAGGAGTGGTGGGCAGAGATCGGTATCGAATCCGAGCTGCGCAACATCAACGCATCGGTGTTCTTCGGTGGTGACCCGGGCTCGCCCGACACCTTCCAGAAGTTCTATGCCGACGTGGAAATGTATGCCAACACCTTCAACGGCACCGACCCGCAGTCCTATCTGGCCAACGGCCTGTGCGACAAGGCGCCCAAGCCCGAAAGCCAGTGGCAGGGTGAGAACATCAGCCGCTTCTGCAACGAAGAGTATGATGCGCTGCATGCCGAGCTGACCAAGACCGCCGGTGCCGAGGCGCGCGCGGAGATTGCCAAGCGCCTGAACGACATCATGGTCGAAAACGGCGGCATGATCCCGCTTGTGCACCGTGGCCGTCTGTCGGCCCACTCCAACACGCTGGGCGGTGTTGTCCTGAACGTGTGGGACAGCGAGCTGTGGAACGCAGCCGACTGGTACCGCATCAAGTAACGCCATAATCGAACAGCCGCGTCCCGATCGACGATCGGGGCGCGGCGACTTGGCATCCGTCCCAACAAAAAGACTCGTAAACAAAGGCGCACCCGAATGCTGACCTTCACCATCCGCCGTCTGGTCCTGGCCGTCCCGACGCTTTTGTTCATCAGTCTTGTGATATTCCTGCTGCTGGAACTTGCCCCCGGCGACCCGATGGCACAGGTGCCGCTGACCGTGCCGCCCGAGGTCAAGGAAAAGATGCGCGAGGCGCTGGGCCTGGGGCAGCCGATGCACATCCGGTTCTGGAAATGGATCGTGCAGTTCTTCTGGATCGAACCGCAGGTGCTGATCGACCACTACTTCGGCACCGCCTTTTCCGAGGGCAAGCTGCGGGTGATCTCGTGGCAGACCCGCTCGCCGGTGATGGATATCGTGGTCCAGCGTATCCCGCAGACCCTGTGGGTGGTCGGCACCGCCTATCTGGTCGCCATCATCATTGCCCTGCCCATCGGCATCTATTCCGCCTATCGGCAATACAGCTGGTTCGACCAGCTCGGCACCTTTGTTTCGATGGTCGGTTTCTCGGTGCCGCCCTTCTTCTCGGGCGTGCTGGTGATCGTGATCTTCTCGGTCCAGCTGGGCTGGTTCCCGTCGATCTATGACACCACCCATGTGGTCAACAGTTGGGACAGTTTCGTCTACCAGCTCAAACAGATGATCATGCCGGTGATGGTGCTGGCCTTGCAGATCACCGCACAGCTTTCCCGCTTCATGCGCGCCTCGATGCTGGACAACCTGAACCAGGACTATGTCCGAACCGCCCGCGCCAAGGGGCTCAGCGAATATGTCGTGGTCATGGTCCATGTGCTGCGGAACTCGATGATCCCGGTGGTGACCGTGATCGCGCTGGGCATCCCGTCGATCTTTGGCGGCGCCATCATCACCGAGCAGGTGTTCAAGGTGAACGGCATCGGCCAGCTTCTGATCGGCGCGCTGCAGGCCAATGACCTGCCGATGGTGCAGACCCTGACCTTTATCTTTGCCGTGCTGATCGTTCTCTTCAACCTGATCGCCGACGTTCTTTACGGCATCCTTGACCCCCGGATCCGCTATGACTGAGTTGAGCCAACCCCAACCCACCAATCCGCCGCGCAGCCAGTGGTTGGATGTGTGGGACCAGTTCCGCCAGCACAGGGGCGCCATGATGGGGGCGACCCTGTTCTTCCTGATCGTCGCGGCAGTCTATCTGGGCCCCTACCTCTGGGATCTCGACCCAACCAAGACCGCGATCCGCGAGCGCAACCAGGGCCCCAGCCTGGCCCATCCCTTTGGCACCGACCAGTTGGGCCGGGATCTGCTGGCCCGGATGATGGCGGGCGGCGCGACCTCGGTTTCGGTGGGGATCACCGCGATGCTGCTGTCGCTGTTCCTCGGCTCTTTCGTCGGGGTGCTGGCGGGCTTCTTCCGCAAGCTCGACGGGCCGCTGATGCGGCTGACCGACCTGTTCCTTGCCCTGCCCCTGTTGCCGCTGCTGCTGGTGATGATGCTCTTGTTCCGCGAGCCGCTGAACGCCGCCTTCGGCCTGGAACGGGGGATATTCATCCTGATCGTCTCCGCCATCGGCATCACCTCGTGGATGCCCACGGCGCGGATCGTGCGCGGCGACGTGCTGGCCCTGAAAGAGCGCGAGTTCGTGCTGGCGGCCCGCTCGATCGGGACCACGAACACACGGCTGATCACCCGGCATATCCTGCCCAACGTGCTGTCACCGATCATGGTCTCGGCAACGCTGGGCATCGCCACCGCGATCATCACCGAAAGCGCGCTCAGCTTCCTTGGCCTTGGCTTTCCGCCCGACTTTCCGACCTGGGGGCGGTTGTTGTTCGACGGCGTCGACTATCTGCAACAATTCCCCGAGCGGGTGATCTGGCCCGGGCTGGCGATCTCGCTGACCGTGCTCAGCGTCAACTATCTGGGCGATGGTCTGCGCGACGCGCTCGACCCGCGCATCCGGGGCCGCTGAGGTCAAATAAGAACGAAACAGGGGCCGCCCCATGCCCGGGCGGCCCCTTTGTTTTGCCCGGCCCATGCGGGCAGAACAGGGTCGCGGCAATTTCGGGCAAAGCGGAATACCCTCCCACGCGAGAACAGCTGTACACATTCAGATACACTTGATTGTCGGATCAGACGGCTGCATTTGGGAAAATATTCTCAATTCTCCGTGAGGCCGCCATGTTCGAGTCCCTTGGTTTCGAAGAGACCACCGCAAAAGAGATCAGCGTTCTTCTGGGCCTGTCGCTTGGCGTTCTGTTCGGCCTTCTGGCCGAGCGGACGCGGTTCTGTTTCCGTCGCGCCGTAGTAGGCGAGGACGCGCGTCAGGCCGCCGGTGTCTGGTTCACCGCGCTCGCCGTGGCGATCCTGGGCACTCAAGCATCGGTGGCGTCCGGGCTGATCGGCTTTGCCGATCACCGGCTCCTGAGCTCGGACCTGCCGGTGCTGGCGGTGGTGCTGGGCGGGCTGATGTTTGGCGCCGGCATGGTGCTGACGCGCGGCTGCATCTCGCGCCTGACCGTGCTGGGCGGCACCGGCAACTTGCGGGCGCTGACAGTGCTGCTGGTCTTTGCCGTCGTGGCCCATGCGATGCTCAAGGGCGTACTGGCACCGCTGCGCACCAGCCTTGGCGCGGTGACCGTCGATCTGGGCGAGACCGTATCGCTGGCCGCCCTGCCCGGCGGCGCAGCACTCTGGACCGCCCTGCTGGCCCTCGCCTCGCTGCTGATCGCAGCGCGCTCGGGCAATCGGGCGCTCCCCTTGCTGGGCGCCGCCCTGATCGGCCTTCTGGTGCCGCTGGGCTGGGTCGGCACCGGCTATGTCCTGTTTGACGAATTCGACCCGATCACGATGGAAAGCCTCTCCTTCACCGCCCCCGCCGCCGATACGCTGTTCTACACCATCGCCTCGACCTCGATCGCACCGGGCTTCGGCACCGGACTGGTGGGCGGCGTGCTGCTGGGCGCGCTGGCGGCGGCGCTGCTGTTTGGCAGCTTCCGCTGGCAGAGCTTCGACAGCCCGCGCCAGACCGGCCGCTATCTGGCCGGCGCGACCCTGATGGGCATGGGCGGTGTGCTGGCGGGCGGCTGCACCCTGGGCGCCGGGCTGGCGGGCATTCCCACGCTCAGCCTTGCCGCGCTGCTAGCGCTGACCGCCATCGCGCTGGGCGCCCGCCTGACCGATGCGGCGCTTAATGCAGCTTCTTCCGGATCCGCCGGATACCCAGCCACACCAGGCCAACAACCGGCAGAGTGACCAGCGCGATCAGGGCCTTCTTGTCGACCCCGTACCACTCTGACAGTGGCAACAGGAAGGCCGATACCAGCGAGACCGCATAATAGCTGACCGCAACCACCGACAGGCCCTCGACCGTGTGTTGCAGGCGCAAAGCCAGGTCGGCGCGGCGGTCCATGCTTTCCAGCAGCGCCTGGTTTTGGGCGCTGCGTTCCACATCAACCCGGGTGCGCAGCAGGTCACCGGCGCGGATCGCCCGGTCCGACAGCCGCTTGAGGCGCCTCTCGGTGGATTTCACCGTCCGCATCGCCGGTTCGTAACGACGCAGCATGAAATCGGCGAAGGTCTGGCGCCCGCCGAACCGCTCTTCCCGCAGCGAGGCGATACGCTGGTTCACGATGGCCTCGTAGGCGCCGGTGGCACCCAGCCGGAACTCGGACCGCGCGGCCATGGTCTCGAGCTCGGCAGAGGTTGACAGAAGCTGCGGCAACAGGTCCTCGGCGGGGTGCCCCCCATCGGTCATCTTCACCATCAGCCCGGTCAGGCCCGAGTCCAGCTCACCCAGCTTGGGCCCCAGCGCCTTGACCCGGGCAAAACCCAGCATCGACATCGCCTTGTAGGTCTCGATCTCGCACAGGCGCTGGATGATACGGCCGATCCGGCGCTCGCCCGTATCCGGGGCCACGAAGACGGCAAATCGCATATGCCCCGCCGGGTCGATGCGGAAATCGCCTGCGGCCACCGCCGCCCGGTCCAGCACATGCGCCACCGCCAGGCTTTCGGGCACGAACCAGTCGGCCAGAGCGGCGACGATATCGGCCTCGGGCAACTGCTCCTCGACCCTGAGCAGGGCCGAGGTCACCCGCTGGCCTGGCGCGGCGGCCAGCCAGTCGGGCGGAAAGACCTCGAAATCGGCCGGGTTGAACGGGCGGTCGCTGACACCGGTGGCGAAGGCGGTATAGGTCACGAACTCTGTATGGCTTTCCCATTTCAACCAATGCCGCCCGATCTGGCCCGCGTAATGGGTCGCGCCCGGCTGCGGATGCGGCGCGCCGTGCCGGTCGAGCAGGTCGATCAGATGCGCCCGATCCGCCTTGCGGTCGCGCCCCACCGCCGCATCCGGCTGCTTGACCGCCAGATAGGCCACCGTGCAGGGCGCGCGCGAAATGGGAAAGGGCCGCGCGTGCAGCTCGTTGGCCAGCGCAAAGCGCAAGGGATGGTCCTGAATGGGCGTCATGGGGCTCTCCGGTATCGGCGCACTATACGCGACCGAAGAGACACCGTAAATATTTATTTATTTCAGTTAGTTACTGGATACATTCGCATACATCCCTCCCGAAATCGCGATGTTTGTCGAAAAGTTGGACCAGCCATGAAAAAGGGGCGCCACCTGGGCGCCCCTCTACCTGAGTTCTCGGCCTGATCAATCGATCATCGGCAGAAGCTTGTCCAGCGACTGCTTGGCGTCGCCATAGAACATGCGCGTGTTCTCTTTGTAGAACAGCGGATTCTCGATGCCCGAATAGCCGGTGCCCTGCCCGCGTTTGGAGACAAACACCTGTTTCGCCTTCCAGCATTCCAGCACCGGCATACCGGCGATGGGGCTGTTGGGGTCTTCCTGCGCGGCCGGGTTCACGATGTCATTCGAACCGATCACGATGGCCACATCGGTATCGGGGAAGTCCTCGTTGATCTCGTCCATCTCCAGCACGATGTCATAGGGCACCTTGGCCTCGGCCAGCAGCACGTTCATGTGCCCGGGCAGACGGCCTGCCACCGGGTGGATGGCGAAACGGACGTTCTTGCCCTTGGCGCGCAGCTTGCGGGTCAGTTCGCTGACCGATTGCTGCGCCTGCGCCACCGCCATGCCATAGCCGGGGATGATGACGACACTGTCGGCATCGTTCAGCGCGGCGGCCACGCCCTCGGCGTCGATGGCGATCTGTTCGCCCTCGACCTCCATCGCCGGGCCCGTGGTGCCGCCAAAGCCGCCCAGGATCACCGAGATGAACGACCGGTTCATCGCCTTGCACATGATGTAGGACAGGATCGCACCGCTTGAGCCCACCAGCGCGCCGACCACGATCAACAGGTCGTTTCCGAGGCTGAAGCCGATGGCCGCCGCCGCCCAGCCCGAATAGCTGTTCAGCATCGACACCACCACCGGCATGTCCGCGCCGCCGATGCCCATGATCAGGTGATAGCCGATGAAGAAGGCCGCCAGCGTCATGATCAGCAGGGGCAGGAACCCACCCGAGTTGAAGTACCAGATCAGGCAGATCAGCGATAGCGCCGCCGCACCGGCGTTCAGCATATGACCGCCCGGCAGCTTGGTCGCGGCCGAGGTGACCTTGCCCGCCAGCTTGCCATAGGCGACCACCGAACCGGTAAAGGTCACCGCCCCGATGAAGATGCCCAGGAACAGCTCGACCCGCAGAATGTTCTGCTCGACCGGGCTCTTGTGCGCCAGAAGCGCGGCAAAGCCCTCCAGCCCGTGACGGGCCTCTTCGGTCATCGACAGGACATTGCCCAGCTCGAAATGCGCATTGAAGCCGACAAAGACGGCAGCCAGACCGACGAGGCTGTGCATCGCCGCGACCAGCTGCGGCATCTCGGTCATCTGCACGCGCTTGGCGACATAGGTACCGATGATGCCGCCCGCCGCGATCAGGATCAGCGACAGCAGCCACAGGCCCGAACCGGGGCCGATGAGCGTGGCGAAAACCGCCAGCGCCATGCCCGCAATGCCGTACCAAACGGCGCGCTTGGCGCTTTC
The window above is part of the Ruegeria pomeroyi DSS-3 genome. Proteins encoded here:
- a CDS encoding ABC transporter permease codes for the protein MLTFTIRRLVLAVPTLLFISLVIFLLLELAPGDPMAQVPLTVPPEVKEKMREALGLGQPMHIRFWKWIVQFFWIEPQVLIDHYFGTAFSEGKLRVISWQTRSPVMDIVVQRIPQTLWVVGTAYLVAIIIALPIGIYSAYRQYSWFDQLGTFVSMVGFSVPPFFSGVLVIVIFSVQLGWFPSIYDTTHVVNSWDSFVYQLKQMIMPVMVLALQITAQLSRFMRASMLDNLNQDYVRTARAKGLSEYVVVMVHVLRNSMIPVVTVIALGIPSIFGGAIITEQVFKVNGIGQLLIGALQANDLPMVQTLTFIFAVLIVLFNLIADVLYGILDPRIRYD
- a CDS encoding ABC transporter permease, with the translated sequence MTELSQPQPTNPPRSQWLDVWDQFRQHRGAMMGATLFFLIVAAVYLGPYLWDLDPTKTAIRERNQGPSLAHPFGTDQLGRDLLARMMAGGATSVSVGITAMLLSLFLGSFVGVLAGFFRKLDGPLMRLTDLFLALPLLPLLLVMMLLFREPLNAAFGLERGIFILIVSAIGITSWMPTARIVRGDVLALKEREFVLAARSIGTTNTRLITRHILPNVLSPIMVSATLGIATAIITESALSFLGLGFPPDFPTWGRLLFDGVDYLQQFPERVIWPGLAISLTVLSVNYLGDGLRDALDPRIRGR
- a CDS encoding YeeE/YedE family protein — encoded protein: MFESLGFEETTAKEISVLLGLSLGVLFGLLAERTRFCFRRAVVGEDARQAAGVWFTALAVAILGTQASVASGLIGFADHRLLSSDLPVLAVVLGGLMFGAGMVLTRGCISRLTVLGGTGNLRALTVLLVFAVVAHAMLKGVLAPLRTSLGAVTVDLGETVSLAALPGGAALWTALLALASLLIAARSGNRALPLLGAALIGLLVPLGWVGTGYVLFDEFDPITMESLSFTAPAADTLFYTIASTSIAPGFGTGLVGGVLLGALAAALLFGSFRWQSFDSPRQTGRYLAGATLMGMGGVLAGGCTLGAGLAGIPTLSLAALLALTAIALGARLTDAALNAASSGSAGYPATPGQQPAE
- a CDS encoding DUF3422 family protein; its protein translation is MTPIQDHPLRFALANELHARPFPISRAPCTVAYLAVKQPDAAVGRDRKADRAHLIDLLDRHGAPHPQPGATHYAGQIGRHWLKWESHTEFVTYTAFATGVSDRPFNPADFEVFPPDWLAAAPGQRVTSALLRVEEQLPEADIVAALADWFVPESLAVAHVLDRAAVAAGDFRIDPAGHMRFAVFVAPDTGERRIGRIIQRLCEIETYKAMSMLGFARVKALGPKLGELDSGLTGLMVKMTDGGHPAEDLLPQLLSTSAELETMAARSEFRLGATGAYEAIVNQRIASLREERFGGRQTFADFMLRRYEPAMRTVKSTERRLKRLSDRAIRAGDLLRTRVDVERSAQNQALLESMDRRADLALRLQHTVEGLSVVAVSYYAVSLVSAFLLPLSEWYGVDKKALIALVTLPVVGLVWLGIRRIRKKLH
- a CDS encoding NAD(P)(+) transhydrogenase (Re/Si-specific) subunit beta; protein product: MEFGFTTAAYVVAAVLFILSLGGLSGQESAKRAVWYGIAGMALAVFATLIGPGSGLWLLSLILIAAGGIIGTYVAKRVQMTEMPQLVAAMHSLVGLAAVFVGFNAHFELGNVLSMTEEARHGLEGFAALLAHKSPVEQNILRVELFLGIFIGAVTFTGSVVAYGKLAGKVTSAATKLPGGHMLNAGAAALSLICLIWYFNSGGFLPLLIMTLAAFFIGYHLIMGIGGADMPVVVSMLNSYSGWAAAAIGFSLGNDLLIVVGALVGSSGAILSYIMCKAMNRSFISVILGGFGGTTGPAMEVEGEQIAIDAEGVAAALNDADSVVIIPGYGMAVAQAQQSVSELTRKLRAKGKNVRFAIHPVAGRLPGHMNVLLAEAKVPYDIVLEMDEINEDFPDTDVAIVIGSNDIVNPAAQEDPNSPIAGMPVLECWKAKQVFVSKRGQGTGYSGIENPLFYKENTRMFYGDAKQSLDKLLPMID